A part of Micromonospora chersina genomic DNA contains:
- a CDS encoding beta-galactosidase, which translates to MRNWHGERIWYGADYNPEQWPEETWAEDVELMRRAGVNLVSVGIFSWALLEPAPGRFEFDWLDRSLDLLHDGGISVDLATATASPPPWLAHRHPETLPRRADGTVLWPGGRQAYCPSSPVFRERSLALVEAVAGRYADHPAVVMWHVSNELGCHNVHCYCDVSADAFRRWLRERYGDLDALNAAWGTAFWSQRYHDWAEVNPPRTAPTFANPTQQLDFLRFSSDEQRAQLRAERDLLTRLTTQPVTTNFMIGTGIKYLDYHSWAADVDVVANDHYLTAADPQPQVNLALAADHTRGVAGGGPWLLMEHSTSAVNWQPRNVAKTPGQLRRNSLAHVARGADGVLFFQWRASRAGAEKFHSALVPHAGPETKVFREVCRLGADLAALAEVRGSRVDADVAILFDYEAWWGAELDSHPSVDVTYADRLTALHGALWRAGVTADVVHPSADLSHYRLVLAPTLYLVRDADADALRRYVEAGGTALVTYFSGIVDEHDHIRLGGYPGAFRDLLGVRTEEFFPLRAGESVRLDDGTTADVWTEWLHTEGAEILASYADGPLPGVPALTRHAVGAGAAWYLGTRLDQPATDRLVARLLAEAGARPAATAPEGVEVVRRRSADRSWLFVINHTGAEARLAVTGAELLAGGWCDGELVVPAGEVAVVRETSGGAGDRALPSGPPDAGAPAVHRTTDAV; encoded by the coding sequence ATGCGGAACTGGCACGGCGAGCGCATCTGGTACGGCGCCGACTACAACCCGGAGCAGTGGCCCGAGGAGACCTGGGCCGAGGACGTCGAGCTGATGCGCCGGGCCGGGGTCAACCTGGTGTCGGTCGGGATCTTCTCCTGGGCCCTGCTGGAACCCGCTCCCGGCCGCTTCGAGTTCGACTGGCTGGACCGGTCGCTCGACCTGCTGCACGACGGCGGGATCAGCGTCGACCTTGCCACCGCCACCGCCAGCCCGCCGCCCTGGCTGGCCCACCGGCACCCGGAGACGCTGCCCCGCCGCGCCGACGGCACCGTCCTCTGGCCCGGCGGGCGGCAGGCGTACTGCCCCAGCTCGCCGGTCTTCCGCGAGCGCTCGCTCGCCCTGGTCGAGGCCGTCGCCGGCCGGTACGCCGACCACCCGGCCGTCGTCATGTGGCACGTCTCCAACGAGCTGGGCTGCCACAACGTGCACTGCTACTGCGACGTCAGCGCCGACGCGTTCCGGCGCTGGCTGCGCGAGCGCTACGGCGACCTGGACGCGCTCAACGCGGCCTGGGGGACCGCGTTCTGGAGCCAGCGCTACCACGACTGGGCCGAGGTCAACCCGCCGCGGACCGCGCCGACCTTCGCCAACCCCACCCAGCAGCTCGACTTCCTGCGCTTCTCCTCGGACGAGCAGCGCGCCCAACTGCGCGCCGAACGCGACCTGCTGACCCGGCTCACCACGCAGCCGGTCACCACGAACTTCATGATCGGCACCGGCATCAAGTACCTCGACTACCACTCGTGGGCCGCCGATGTGGACGTGGTCGCCAACGACCACTACCTGACGGCCGCCGATCCGCAGCCGCAGGTCAACCTGGCGCTGGCCGCCGACCACACCCGGGGCGTCGCCGGCGGCGGGCCCTGGCTGCTCATGGAGCACTCGACGAGCGCCGTGAACTGGCAGCCGCGCAACGTCGCCAAGACCCCCGGGCAGCTGCGCCGCAACAGCCTCGCCCATGTGGCGCGCGGCGCCGACGGGGTGCTGTTCTTCCAGTGGCGGGCCTCCCGAGCCGGCGCGGAGAAGTTCCACTCCGCGCTGGTCCCGCACGCCGGCCCGGAGACCAAGGTGTTCCGCGAGGTCTGCCGGCTGGGCGCCGACCTGGCGGCCCTGGCCGAGGTACGCGGCAGCCGGGTCGACGCCGACGTGGCGATCCTCTTCGACTACGAGGCGTGGTGGGGCGCCGAACTCGACTCCCACCCCAGTGTCGACGTCACCTACGCCGACCGGCTCACCGCGCTGCACGGCGCGCTCTGGCGGGCCGGGGTCACCGCCGACGTGGTGCACCCGTCGGCCGACCTGTCCCACTACCGCCTGGTCCTGGCGCCCACCCTCTACCTGGTCCGCGACGCCGACGCCGACGCGCTGCGCCGGTACGTCGAGGCGGGCGGGACGGCGCTTGTCACGTACTTCAGCGGCATCGTCGACGAGCACGACCACATCCGGCTCGGCGGCTACCCGGGTGCCTTCCGCGACCTGCTGGGCGTACGCACCGAGGAGTTCTTCCCGCTCCGGGCGGGCGAGTCGGTCCGCCTCGACGACGGCACGACCGCCGACGTGTGGACCGAGTGGCTGCACACCGAGGGCGCCGAGATCCTCGCGTCGTACGCCGACGGGCCGCTGCCCGGGGTGCCGGCGCTGACCCGGCACGCGGTCGGCGCGGGCGCGGCCTGGTACCTCGGCACCCGGCTCGACCAGCCGGCGACCGACCGGCTGGTCGCCCGGCTGCTCGCCGAGGCCGGCGCCCGGCCCGCGGCCACCGCGCCGGAGGGGGTGGAGGTGGTCCGCCGCCGGTCCGCCGACCGGAGCTGGCTGTTCGTCATCAACCACACCGGCGCCGAGGCCCGGCTGGCGGTCACGGGCGCCGAACTGCTCGCCGGCGGCTGGTGCGACGGCGAGTTGGTCGTCCCGGCGGGGGAGGTGGCCGTCGTCCGCGAGACGTCCGGCGGCGCCGGCGACCGGGCCCTGCCGTCCGGGCCGCCGGACGCCGGTGCGCCCGCGGTGCACCGGACGACCGACGCGGTCTGA
- a CDS encoding sensor histidine kinase, with protein MRHRIRALLPDLGLRSRLLVLGVAGLVVGFALGGALLLGALGWTLQRSVDAEAFRTADAVALLAAEDALPDPLPVAGGQLRVQVVDGEGRIRAASIDADRLVPMLGRDRLRAGERQRLVVDGRRVGLTGPVRVVTVPAGTADEPRTVLVAKSMTDVRHSLHVVRNLLLVGFPLLVAGLAVVAWRVVGATLRPVEALRSGAAEITGRAGAERLPVPAGRDEIHRLAVTLNDMLDRLAASRDRQRAFVADAAHELRSPVTNMRTELEVARRLGDPDWPAVAENLLADTERLSRLVDDLLLLARLDEQAARPDRSAPHAVGPVELGELLRGVAGRYPSPPLRLEPPPGPLWTEGDPGELRRVLVNLVENALRHAHGEVRLAVTGPHPGPPVPRQRGGSAYHLVTVTDDGPGIPAADRERVFARFTRLDDARGRDAGGAGLGLAIVRELVRRAGGAVELADAAPEAAAPGLRVTVRLPALADPEAD; from the coding sequence ATGAGGCATCGGATCAGGGCCCTCCTGCCGGACCTCGGGCTGCGGTCCCGGCTGCTCGTGCTCGGGGTGGCCGGCCTGGTCGTCGGGTTCGCGCTCGGCGGGGCGCTGCTGCTCGGCGCGCTCGGCTGGACGTTGCAGCGCTCGGTCGACGCCGAGGCGTTCCGGACCGCGGACGCGGTCGCGCTGCTCGCCGCGGAGGACGCCCTGCCCGATCCGCTGCCGGTGGCCGGCGGGCAGCTGCGCGTCCAGGTCGTCGACGGCGAGGGCCGGATCCGGGCCGCCTCCATCGACGCCGACCGGCTGGTGCCGATGCTCGGCCGGGACCGGCTGCGCGCGGGGGAACGCCAACGGCTGGTGGTGGACGGGCGGCGGGTCGGCCTCACCGGGCCGGTGCGAGTGGTGACCGTGCCGGCCGGCACGGCCGACGAGCCGCGGACCGTGCTCGTGGCCAAGTCGATGACCGACGTCCGGCACAGCCTGCACGTGGTCCGGAACCTGCTGCTGGTCGGCTTCCCGTTGCTGGTGGCCGGGCTGGCCGTGGTGGCCTGGCGGGTGGTGGGGGCGACCCTGCGCCCCGTCGAGGCGCTGCGCAGCGGGGCCGCCGAGATCACCGGCCGGGCCGGGGCCGAGCGGCTGCCCGTGCCGGCGGGACGGGACGAGATCCACCGGCTGGCGGTCACCCTCAACGACATGCTGGACCGGCTGGCCGCGTCCCGGGACCGGCAGCGGGCGTTCGTCGCCGACGCGGCGCACGAGCTGCGCAGCCCGGTCACCAACATGCGCACCGAGCTGGAGGTGGCCCGGCGGCTGGGCGACCCGGACTGGCCGGCGGTGGCGGAGAACCTGCTCGCCGACACCGAGCGGCTCAGCCGGCTGGTCGACGACCTGCTGCTGCTGGCCCGCCTCGACGAGCAGGCGGCCCGGCCGGACCGCTCCGCGCCGCACGCCGTCGGCCCGGTGGAGCTGGGTGAGCTGCTGCGCGGGGTCGCCGGGCGCTACCCGTCCCCGCCGCTGCGCCTGGAGCCGCCACCCGGCCCGCTCTGGACCGAGGGTGACCCGGGGGAGCTGCGCCGGGTGCTGGTCAACCTCGTGGAGAACGCGCTGCGGCACGCGCACGGCGAGGTGCGGCTCGCGGTCACCGGCCCGCACCCCGGGCCGCCCGTGCCACGGCAGCGCGGCGGGTCCGCGTACCACCTGGTCACGGTGACCGACGACGGGCCGGGCATCCCGGCGGCGGACCGGGAGCGGGTCTTCGCCCGCTTCACCCGGCTGGACGACGCGCGGGGGCGCGACGCGGGCGGCGCGGGCCTGGGCCTGGCCATCGTGCGCGAGCTGGTCCGCCGGGCCGGTGGTGCCGTCGAGCTGGCCGACGCCGCGCCGGAGGCGGCGGCGCCGGGGTTGCGGGTGACGGTACGGCTGCCCGCGCTGGCCGACCCGGAGGCGGACTGA
- a CDS encoding LolA family protein — MSVLKNRAVLRWLVPVTAGVAVIGGGAAVGTFAAGADPALPPRTAAQLLEDLRTSRLDGLSGTVVQRADLGLPPIAELAGKAGGNELASLVSGTHTLRVWYAGPDRQRVALVDTLGERDVLRNGRDVWTWSSRDNAASHRTLPAEGKDLDTAPATPADAADRALAAIDPSTAVTVGRSATVAGRSVYELVLTPRDRDSLVHQVRIALDAKEHVPLRFEVLADGADEPAFEVAFTQVDFRTPDADQFRFNPPPGVKVTEESADDRHGPAGRRPAGRGEERPDVRTVGTGWTTVLVAKIDVAGGAAGAKPGEAAGPDAEALSKVLGGLQRVSGDWGSGRLLSGKLFSVLLTDDGRVLAGLVTPERLYQAAKG; from the coding sequence ATGTCCGTACTGAAGAACCGCGCCGTACTGCGCTGGCTGGTCCCGGTGACCGCGGGGGTCGCCGTGATCGGGGGCGGCGCCGCCGTCGGCACGTTCGCCGCCGGGGCCGACCCGGCGCTGCCGCCGCGTACCGCCGCCCAGCTCCTGGAGGACCTGCGCACGTCCCGCCTCGACGGGCTCTCCGGCACCGTGGTGCAGCGGGCCGACCTCGGGCTGCCGCCGATCGCCGAGCTGGCCGGGAAGGCCGGCGGGAACGAGCTGGCCAGCCTGGTCAGCGGCACGCACACCCTGCGAGTCTGGTACGCCGGCCCGGACCGCCAGCGGGTCGCCCTCGTCGACACGCTCGGCGAACGGGACGTGCTGCGCAACGGGCGCGACGTCTGGACCTGGAGCAGCCGGGACAACGCCGCCTCGCACCGGACGCTGCCGGCGGAGGGGAAGGACCTCGACACCGCGCCGGCCACCCCGGCCGACGCCGCCGACCGGGCGCTGGCCGCGATCGACCCGAGCACGGCCGTCACCGTCGGGCGCTCCGCCACCGTCGCGGGCCGCAGCGTGTACGAGCTGGTGCTGACGCCGCGCGACCGGGACTCGCTGGTGCACCAGGTGCGGATCGCGCTGGACGCGAAGGAGCACGTGCCGCTGCGCTTCGAGGTGCTGGCCGACGGGGCGGACGAGCCGGCGTTCGAGGTGGCGTTCACCCAGGTGGACTTCCGCACGCCGGACGCCGACCAGTTCCGGTTCAACCCGCCGCCGGGTGTGAAGGTCACCGAGGAGTCGGCGGACGACCGGCACGGGCCGGCCGGCAGGCGTCCCGCGGGCCGGGGCGAGGAGCGGCCGGACGTGCGTACCGTCGGGACCGGCTGGACCACGGTGCTGGTCGCGAAGATCGACGTGGCCGGCGGCGCGGCGGGCGCGAAGCCGGGCGAGGCGGCCGGCCCGGACGCGGAGGCGCTGTCGAAGGTGCTCGGCGGGCTCCAGCGGGTGAGCGGTGACTGGGGCAGCGGGCGGCTGCTCAGCGGCAAGCTGTTCAGCGTGCTGCTCACCGACGACGGCCGGGTGCTGGCCGGGCTGGTCACCCCGGAGCGGCTGTACCAGGCGGCGAAGGGCTGA
- a CDS encoding DeoR/GlpR family DNA-binding transcription regulator, with the protein MLAQQRQSAILELIRQRGGVRVSHLVSRFGVSDMTIRRDLEVLAERGLVDKVHGGATLAGPGSAEEPGFAAKSIRQQAEKRAIVERAAGLVEPGMAIALSAGTTTAALAARLADVRGLTVVTNSIPVADALYQNPRADQTVVLTGGIRTPSDALTGPVAEAAIAALNVDLLFLGVHGMSPRTGFTTPNLLEAAVNRRLIGAARRLVVLADHTKWETIGIATIAPLEEADLLITDAGLPPDGRRQIGEQVGELIVVDVY; encoded by the coding sequence ATGCTCGCTCAGCAACGGCAGAGCGCCATCCTGGAGTTGATCCGCCAGCGCGGCGGCGTCCGGGTCAGCCACCTGGTCAGCCGCTTCGGGGTGTCGGACATGACGATCCGGCGGGATCTGGAGGTGCTCGCCGAGCGGGGCCTCGTCGACAAGGTCCACGGGGGAGCGACGCTGGCCGGCCCCGGCTCGGCCGAGGAGCCGGGCTTCGCGGCCAAGTCGATCCGGCAGCAGGCCGAGAAGCGGGCCATCGTCGAGCGGGCCGCCGGCCTGGTCGAGCCCGGCATGGCCATCGCGCTCTCCGCCGGCACCACCACCGCCGCGCTGGCCGCCCGGCTGGCCGACGTCCGGGGGCTGACCGTTGTCACCAACTCGATCCCGGTCGCCGACGCCCTCTACCAGAACCCGCGCGCCGACCAGACGGTCGTGCTGACCGGCGGCATCCGTACCCCCTCGGACGCGCTGACCGGGCCGGTGGCCGAGGCGGCCATCGCCGCGCTCAACGTCGACCTGCTCTTCCTGGGCGTGCACGGGATGAGCCCGCGCACCGGGTTCACCACCCCGAACCTGCTGGAGGCGGCGGTCAACCGGCGGCTCATCGGCGCGGCCCGGCGACTCGTCGTGCTCGCCGACCACACCAAGTGGGAGACCATCGGCATCGCCACCATCGCCCCGCTGGAGGAGGCCGACCTGCTCATCACCGACGCGGGGCTGCCGCCCGACGGGCGCCGGCAGATCGGCGAGCAGGTGGGTGAGCTGATCGTGGTCGACGTCTACTGA
- a CDS encoding ABC transporter substrate-binding protein, protein MSRPRSQAEYLARLVPPSVAGLNRRSLLAGAAGAGALLGTGLLAGCGSDSDSGGADAKTVSLGSNQSDPKPKDVIAKVMDGYKTSSGVTVNINTVDHNTFQENINNYLQGKPDDVFTWFAGYRMRFFAAKGLAGDLSDVWGKLSGYSDAFKKASTGDDGKQYFVPASYYPWAVFYRKSVWQQRGYQVPKTLDDLNTLGAQMKKDGLNPIAFADKDGWPAMGTFDILNLRINGYQFHVDLMAGKEAWTSDKVKKVFDTWAGLLPLHQPDSLGRTWQEAAQSLQQKKSGMYLLGLFVAQQFNNDEQDDLDFFTFPEVDSTIGAKALDAPIDGYMMARKPKSEGAAKKLVEYLGSKDAANITVKNDPSTLVANTGGDTSGYTALQKKAAELVGSATEIAQFLDRDTRPDFASTVMIPAIQQFIKNPKDISGLLTSIENQKKSIFTS, encoded by the coding sequence ATGTCCCGTCCCCGCTCGCAAGCCGAGTACCTCGCCCGACTCGTACCCCCTTCCGTCGCCGGCCTGAACCGCCGCTCGCTGCTGGCCGGCGCGGCCGGCGCCGGCGCGCTGCTCGGCACGGGACTGCTCGCCGGCTGCGGATCCGACTCCGACTCCGGCGGCGCGGACGCCAAGACCGTGTCCCTCGGGTCGAACCAGTCGGACCCGAAGCCGAAGGACGTCATCGCCAAGGTGATGGACGGCTACAAGACCTCGTCCGGCGTCACCGTCAACATCAACACGGTCGACCACAACACGTTCCAGGAGAACATCAACAACTACCTCCAGGGCAAGCCGGACGACGTGTTCACCTGGTTCGCCGGCTACCGGATGCGGTTCTTCGCGGCCAAGGGCCTGGCGGGCGACCTCAGCGACGTGTGGGGCAAGCTCTCCGGCTACTCCGACGCGTTCAAGAAGGCGTCCACCGGCGACGACGGCAAGCAGTACTTCGTGCCGGCCTCGTACTACCCGTGGGCGGTCTTCTACCGCAAGTCGGTGTGGCAGCAGCGCGGCTACCAGGTGCCGAAGACCCTGGACGACCTGAACACCCTCGGCGCGCAGATGAAGAAGGACGGCCTGAACCCGATCGCCTTCGCCGACAAGGACGGCTGGCCGGCGATGGGCACCTTCGACATCCTCAACCTCCGGATCAACGGCTACCAGTTCCACGTCGACCTCATGGCCGGCAAGGAGGCGTGGACCTCCGACAAGGTCAAGAAGGTCTTCGACACCTGGGCCGGGCTGCTGCCGCTGCACCAGCCGGACTCGCTGGGCCGCACCTGGCAGGAGGCCGCCCAGTCGCTCCAGCAGAAGAAGAGCGGCATGTACCTGCTCGGCCTCTTCGTCGCCCAGCAGTTCAACAACGACGAGCAGGACGACCTCGACTTCTTCACCTTCCCCGAGGTCGACTCGACCATCGGCGCGAAGGCCCTGGACGCGCCGATCGACGGCTACATGATGGCCCGCAAGCCGAAGTCCGAGGGCGCCGCCAAGAAGCTGGTGGAGTACCTGGGCTCCAAGGACGCCGCGAACATCACCGTCAAGAACGACCCCAGCACCCTGGTCGCCAACACCGGCGGCGACACCAGCGGCTACACCGCGCTCCAGAAGAAGGCCGCGGAGCTGGTCGGCTCGGCCACCGAGATCGCCCAGTTCCTCGACCGGGACACCCGCCCGGACTTCGCCTCGACGGTGATGATCCCGGCGATCCAGCAGTTCATCAAGAACCCGAAGGACATCAGCGGGCTGCTCACCAGCATCGAGAACCAGAAGAAGTCGATCTTCACCAGCTGA
- a CDS encoding sporulation protein → MVFKKMLSAFGVGGPSVDTVLTNPNTRPGLTLDGHVNLVGGDAPASIEQITVGLVTRVEIEGGDTEYAGIMEFHRMAVSGPLQLAPKQQLSIPFQLPVPWETPVTDVYGQRLHGMTMGLRTELAVARAVDKSDLDQVAVHPLPIHERILDAFQALGFRFKHADLERGHIRGVQQTLPFYQEIEFFAAPQYAGTINEVELTFVTSQQGVEVILECDKRGGFLSAGHDVFGRYAVPHSDAGRTDWVQVVDGWLRETTSRYGNLRAHGFGAPHGHHGHRGSGMAGMLGGAALGVAGGLVAGELIEDAFEGDFGGDFGDFGGE, encoded by the coding sequence ATGGTCTTCAAGAAGATGCTGAGCGCGTTCGGCGTGGGCGGCCCGAGCGTCGACACGGTGCTGACCAACCCGAACACCCGGCCGGGCCTGACCCTGGACGGTCACGTCAACCTGGTCGGCGGCGACGCGCCGGCGAGCATCGAGCAGATCACCGTCGGCCTGGTCACCCGGGTCGAGATCGAGGGCGGCGACACCGAGTACGCCGGCATCATGGAGTTCCACCGGATGGCGGTGAGCGGTCCGCTCCAGCTCGCCCCGAAGCAGCAGCTGTCCATCCCGTTCCAGCTCCCCGTCCCGTGGGAGACCCCGGTCACCGACGTGTACGGCCAGCGGCTGCACGGCATGACCATGGGCCTGCGGACCGAGCTGGCGGTGGCCCGGGCGGTGGACAAGTCCGACCTGGACCAGGTCGCGGTGCACCCGCTGCCGATCCACGAGCGGATCCTCGACGCGTTCCAGGCGCTCGGCTTCCGCTTCAAGCACGCCGACCTGGAGCGCGGCCACATCCGGGGCGTGCAGCAGACGCTGCCCTTCTACCAGGAGATCGAGTTCTTCGCGGCGCCGCAGTACGCCGGGACGATCAACGAGGTCGAGCTGACCTTCGTCACCAGCCAGCAGGGTGTCGAGGTGATCCTCGAGTGCGACAAGCGCGGCGGCTTCCTCAGCGCCGGGCACGACGTCTTCGGCCGGTACGCCGTCCCGCACAGCGACGCCGGCCGGACCGACTGGGTCCAGGTGGTCGACGGCTGGCTGCGGGAGACCACCTCGCGGTACGGCAACCTGCGCGCGCACGGCTTCGGCGCCCCGCACGGGCACCACGGCCACCGCGGCTCCGGCATGGCCGGCATGCTGGGCGGCGCCGCGCTCGGCGTGGCGGGCGGCCTGGTCGCCGGTGAGCTCATCGAGGACGCCTTCGAGGGCGACTTCGGCGGCGACTTCGGGGACTTCGGCGGGGAGTGA
- a CDS encoding response regulator transcription factor, with protein MRLLVVEDETRLAASLRRGLQAEGFVVDVESTGPGGLDAARHGDYDAMILDVMLPGLSGYEVVRRLRAEERWLPVLMLSAKDGEYDQADGLDCGADDYLTKPFSYVVLLARLRALLRRGAPERPAVLAVGDLRLDPARRRVTRADAEVALTTREYALLDYLMRRPGEVVSKTELLDHVWDASVETAPNAVEVYVGYLRRKIGRDRLETVRGAGYRLAT; from the coding sequence GTGCGGTTGCTGGTGGTGGAGGACGAGACGCGGCTGGCCGCGTCGCTGCGGCGGGGCCTCCAGGCGGAGGGTTTCGTGGTGGACGTCGAGTCCACCGGTCCGGGTGGGCTGGACGCCGCCCGGCACGGCGACTACGACGCCATGATCCTCGACGTGATGCTGCCCGGCCTCTCCGGCTACGAGGTGGTCCGCCGGCTGCGCGCCGAGGAACGCTGGCTGCCGGTGCTCATGCTCTCGGCCAAGGACGGCGAGTACGACCAGGCCGACGGGCTGGACTGCGGCGCCGACGACTACCTCACCAAGCCCTTCTCGTACGTGGTGCTGCTGGCCCGGCTGCGGGCGCTGCTGCGCCGGGGCGCGCCGGAGCGCCCGGCCGTGCTCGCGGTCGGCGACCTGCGCCTGGATCCGGCCCGGCGGCGGGTGACCCGGGCCGACGCCGAGGTGGCCCTGACCACCCGCGAGTACGCCCTGCTCGACTACCTGATGCGCCGCCCCGGGGAGGTGGTCTCCAAGACCGAGCTGCTGGACCACGTCTGGGACGCGTCGGTCGAGACCGCCCCGAACGCGGTCGAGGTCTACGTCGGCTACCTGCGCCGCAAGATCGGCCGGGACCGGCTGGAGACGGTCCGCGGCGCCGGCTACCGGCTCGCCACATGA
- a CDS encoding HelD family protein, producing MLYDRLDGMRDQAARRLTEELRTTGGTQQARSQRDSAVQMYADQVEQYSAVETGLCFGRLDGDDDSCRYVGRIGIFDTSGDYDPLLIDWRAPAARAFYLATAANPQGVRRRRHLRTRERKVTGLNDEVLDIAAASPTAHEEVTGEASLLAALNAGRTGRMRDIVETIQAEQDRIIRADLPGVMVVQGGPGTGKTAVALHRAAYLLYTHRQQLSTRGVLLVGPNATFLRYISQVLPALAETGVLLRTQADLFPGVHAVRTEPAATAALKGRLVLAEVLANAVRDRQWVPEEPLEIELPQREILTLDPETVRQARDRVRRTERPHNLARAMFDIEIVHALAEQVAERIGADPLGGENLLSEADRAEIRRELRDEPEIRSALDELWPVLTPQRLLADLYASPERIAAAAPMLTDAERAALHREPGGWTPADVPLLDEAAELLGEDERAAAARRERIRALEREYAEGVLEIWRGSRSIDVEDEADGGEILGVTDLIDADRLSERQEEADRLTTAQRAAADRTWAFGHVIVDEAQELSPMAWRLLMRRCPSRSMTIVGDVAQTGALAGTPSWQEALAPYVADRWRLEELTVSYRTPAEIMAVAAEVLAEIDPALRPPRSVRASGVPPWDRSVAADRLVAELVEAAAREAAGLADGRLGVIVPAGRVTELSAAVVAALPEAAVGEQPELANRVVVLTTEQAKGLEFDSVLVVDPDRIVAESPRGHSDLYVALTRATQRLGVLRTP from the coding sequence ATGCTCTACGACCGGCTGGACGGCATGCGGGACCAGGCGGCCCGGCGGCTCACCGAGGAGCTGCGCACGACCGGCGGCACGCAGCAGGCCCGGTCGCAGCGCGACTCGGCCGTGCAGATGTACGCCGACCAGGTCGAGCAGTACTCCGCCGTGGAGACGGGCCTCTGCTTCGGCCGCCTCGACGGCGACGACGACTCGTGCCGCTATGTCGGCCGAATCGGCATCTTCGACACCTCCGGCGACTACGACCCGCTGCTGATCGACTGGCGTGCCCCGGCCGCCCGCGCCTTCTACCTGGCCACCGCCGCGAACCCGCAGGGCGTACGCCGGCGCCGGCACCTGCGTACCCGGGAGCGGAAGGTCACCGGGCTCAACGACGAGGTGCTGGACATCGCCGCCGCGTCCCCCACCGCCCACGAGGAGGTGACCGGCGAGGCGTCGCTGCTCGCCGCGCTGAACGCCGGGCGTACCGGGCGGATGCGCGACATCGTCGAAACCATCCAGGCCGAGCAGGACCGGATCATCCGGGCCGACCTGCCGGGCGTCATGGTGGTGCAGGGCGGCCCCGGCACCGGCAAGACCGCCGTGGCGCTGCACCGCGCCGCGTACCTGCTCTACACGCACCGGCAGCAGCTCTCCACCCGGGGCGTGCTGCTGGTCGGCCCGAACGCCACGTTCCTGCGCTACATCTCCCAGGTGCTGCCGGCGCTGGCCGAGACCGGCGTGCTGCTGCGCACCCAGGCCGACCTTTTCCCCGGCGTGCACGCCGTGCGCACCGAGCCGGCGGCCACCGCGGCGCTGAAGGGGCGCCTGGTGCTGGCCGAGGTGCTGGCGAACGCCGTCCGGGACCGGCAGTGGGTGCCGGAGGAGCCGCTGGAGATCGAGCTGCCGCAGCGGGAGATCCTCACGCTCGACCCCGAGACGGTGCGCCAGGCGCGGGACCGGGTCCGGCGCACCGAGCGCCCGCACAACCTGGCCCGGGCGATGTTCGACATCGAGATCGTGCACGCGCTCGCCGAGCAGGTGGCCGAGCGGATCGGCGCCGACCCGCTCGGCGGGGAGAACCTGCTCTCCGAGGCCGACCGGGCCGAGATCCGCCGGGAGCTGCGTGACGAGCCGGAGATCCGGTCCGCCCTGGACGAGCTGTGGCCCGTGCTCACCCCGCAGCGGCTGCTCGCCGACCTGTACGCCTCGCCGGAGCGGATCGCCGCCGCCGCGCCGATGCTCACCGACGCCGAGCGGGCGGCGCTGCACCGGGAGCCGGGCGGCTGGACGCCGGCCGACGTGCCGCTGCTCGACGAGGCGGCCGAGCTGCTCGGCGAGGACGAGCGCGCCGCCGCGGCCCGCCGGGAGCGGATCCGCGCGCTGGAACGGGAGTACGCCGAGGGCGTGCTGGAGATCTGGCGCGGTTCCCGTTCGATCGACGTGGAGGACGAGGCGGACGGCGGCGAGATCCTGGGCGTCACCGACCTCATCGACGCCGACCGGCTCTCCGAGCGGCAGGAGGAGGCCGATCGGCTCACCACGGCGCAGCGCGCCGCCGCAGACCGCACCTGGGCCTTCGGGCACGTGATCGTCGACGAGGCGCAGGAGCTGTCGCCGATGGCCTGGCGGCTGCTGATGCGCCGCTGCCCGAGCCGGTCGATGACCATCGTGGGGGACGTGGCGCAGACCGGCGCGCTCGCCGGCACGCCGTCCTGGCAGGAGGCCCTGGCGCCGTACGTGGCGGACCGGTGGCGGCTGGAGGAGTTGACCGTCAGCTACCGCACCCCGGCCGAGATCATGGCGGTCGCCGCCGAGGTGCTCGCCGAGATCGACCCGGCGCTGCGCCCACCCCGCTCCGTACGCGCCAGCGGCGTGCCGCCGTGGGACCGGTCCGTCGCGGCGGACCGGCTCGTCGCCGAGCTGGTGGAGGCGGCCGCTCGGGAGGCGGCCGGGCTGGCCGACGGCCGGCTCGGCGTGATCGTGCCGGCCGGCCGGGTGACCGAGCTCAGCGCGGCGGTCGTCGCCGCGCTGCCCGAGGCGGCCGTCGGCGAGCAGCCGGAGCTGGCGAACCGGGTGGTGGTGCTCACCACCGAGCAGGCCAAGGGCCTGGAGTTCGACTCGGTGCTGGTGGTGGATCCGGACCGGATCGTCGCCGAGTCCCCGCGCGGCCACAGCGACCTCTACGTCGCCCTCACCCGCGCCACCCAGCGCCTGGGCGTCCTCCGCACCCCCTGA